A region of the Corvus moneduloides isolate bCorMon1 chromosome 26, bCorMon1.pri, whole genome shotgun sequence genome:
accagcccagagccctgagcccCACGTCCAATTGTTTTTGGGtactgccagggatggggactccaacacctccctgggcagccccttccagtgcctggccaccctttccatggCGAAATCCCTCCTGAAGTCCAacctgaccctgccctggcacagcttggggCCGTTTCCTCTCGCTCTGTCCCTGGTTGCAGTTTTCCCACAGCCACCACTGAGGGTGGGTGGGGCAGGAATGGATGGGTGACTGCAGGCTTCTCCCAAAAACCCAGCGTGTCCAGGGGAACAGGGAGGCCATCCcaggcctggctgggctgtggggaccAGGAGCTACAGGACAGGAAGAGGAGGTGACTTTCCCCAGCGCCAGGGCTGCAGCGGTGCAGTTGGGCCTCCAGGGGTGATCCAAGGCAGACTGGAGCAACATCTGGGCACCTTGAGTGATCCCTGAGTATCCTGGGGTGACGTCTGGACCCTTGGGGCAGCATCTGGGTATCCTGGGGGATATTGGATTATGCTGAGGGAACATTGGGGCATCCATGGCAACATCTGGGCATCCTGGGTGGCATCTGTGTATCCTGAGCAACACCTGGGCACCCAGAGCAACAAATGGGCAttcctgggaatgctctggTTACCCCAGAGCAACATCTGTTCATGCAGGGAGACATCTGGGCAGCatctgagcagcctgggacagtaTTTTAGTGCCGATTTTCAAGGCCTGGGCAATTCCTGCAACATCtggacagctggggacacatCCGTGCAGTGcctgggctgtgtttggggGGGAGGAAGCTCTTTCTGAATACTTTGGGAACAGGGGGACACCACAGCCACCCCAAAAATGCACTTGCAACTCGCATAACCGGGCTCTGCTCCAAGTTCTCTTCCTCCCGTTGAAACTGCATTCCCAGGAATTCAGCAACAGATGCCTCGAGCCGGTGGAATGACCGGGATAAACACCTCTGGCTGCAAAATCCGCAGCACGAACAAATCCCGGTGCGGTTCCTCCTCTCCCGCGGCGTTGCTATTTTCTCCCGCCCGCCAGCGGGTTGGAAGCGATcccatggaaagcagcagctcgCATTCCCGGCTGCTTATAGCACAGCACGTGTCCCGTGAATCAGCGCTCGGGATTCGGGGCCGGCTCCGCCGCGAGCAGGAGCCAGCGAGGCCCTGTCGCGGTTCCGAGCAGGAGCCCTGAGTCAGAGCTTGGAAATGGCCGGAGGTTTAAAAGGCTTTACTGcgtttatttaatatatttattggggtttaaaaattatttatttcatttcatttatttatgttCAACTGGCAAGATTCCCCAGAGGACGTGGATGAGATTTAGAgaggttgggggggggggggggggggtgttgcCCCTcttggatttgggatttggagGTGGGATTAAGGTGGAAAACCAGAGTGTGAGGCAATGATGAAACTGGCACAGAGATgctgaaagctgctctgcatcccAATCCCAGCATCCAGCCCCGGGTGAGGGCCGGATCCAGGTGGTCCCCAGGGCACCCCAGAACCTCCCACATGCCCAGGGCACCTTGTTCTGCCAGGTcacccatgtccccatgtccccagagctccctgccTTCAAGAAAAGCCCTTggagcagagggggaaggagctTCACCTTGGGGGCTCAGAGACCCCAAATTCTGCCCCTTCCTCACTAGCATAATTAGTTGTTGgataataattaatattataaaaaatataatagaaGTATACTGTGGATAAAGTTGGATAATAATTTACAATTGCTCTGCCTGAcccagctgtcccctccccatgCAATGGgaccctgctcctgcccagtgcCCCGGTGACACTGTCCTGGTGCCATATTCCAGATCCCCTGTGCAGTGTCCCAGTGCAGTATCCCAGTCCCCCAGTACTTTATCCAACTTTCCCAATGCAGTGTCCCAGTTTCCTGGTCCTTTCTCCTGGGACCCTTGGTACGTGGCTCCATTGCATCGTCCCCATGCCTGGTGCAttgtcctgctgtccccatgcATGACCCCATTATCTTGGGTgattatcacagaatcccagactggtttgggttggaagggaccttaaagcccatccagtgccacccctgccatgggcagggacaccttccaccatcccaggtggctccaagccctgtccagcctggcctgggacacttccagggatccaggggcagccacagctgctctgagcatcctgTGCCAGCgtcccagagcatccctgtgctCTGGCACTTCCTGCCTGCCTTGTCCTGCTGCACAGCCCGGATGGGTGAAACCTCGTGgcactgtccctgtgcctggTGCAGTGTCACggagctctgtccctgtcccattGCACTGTCCTCTTGCACAAGGTCCCTGTCCTGGGATGTGGCTGCAGTGTCACTGCACTGCCCTGGTGCATTGGAGAACTGTCCCAAAGCACTGTCCTGGTGCCCTGTCCCAGTGATGCATACCTGGGCTCTGGCCTGGGGCACAGCCTCGCTGTTCAGGGGTGCTGGAGCACTGGGCACCTCCCGTAGACACCGTCCCACTGTCCCGGTGCACCATTCCACTATCCCAGTTCACCCTCCCCGTCCATTATCCCGGTGCCCTGCCCCAAGGCACTGGCTGGGTGCACCCATCCCGGTGCTCTGCttctctgtccctgtgccctgtttCACTACCCTGGTGCATCTTTCACTATCCTGGAGCACTGTACCCGTGCACTGTCCCACTGTCCTGCTATCCCACTGTCCTGCTAtcccactgtccctgtcccactgtcaccctgtccctgtcccactgtccctgtccctgtccctgtccctctgtcctgctatcccactgtccctgtcccgctgtccctgtccctgtcccagtccctaTCCCAGttcctgtcccagtccctgtcccgctgtccctgtcccagtccctgtccctgtcccagtccctgtcctgctgtccccttgtccctgtccctgtcccgctgtcccccccgtccctgtcccagtccctgtccctgtccctgtccccctgtccctgtccctgtccctgtccatattcccctgtcccagtccctgtccctgtccctgtccccctgtccctgtccccctgtccctgtccctctgtccctgtcccagtcccccGTCCCTCTGTcccgctgtccctgtcccagtccccctgtccctgtccctgtccctctgtcccagtccccctgtccctctgtgcctgtccctctgtccctgtccctgtcccagtccctgtccctgtcccagtcccagtcccgctgtccctgtccctctgtccctgtccctgtcccagtccctgtccctctgtcccagtccctgtccctgtcccagtccctgtccctctgtccctgtccctctgtccctgtccctctgtccctgtccctgtccctgtccctgtccctctgtcccagtccctgcccctgtccctgtcccagtccctgtccctctgtccctgtccctctgtccctgtccctgtcccagtccctgtccctctgtccctgtccctctgtccctgtccctctgtccctgtccctgtcccagtccctgtccctctgtccctgtccctctgtccctgtccccagcgcTGCAGTCCCTCCCGCTCCCGCCAGGCGGCGCCCCGGCCCCTCGCGCCGCTCGCTGCACCGTccggccggcagggggcgcgcGCGCTCCGCTCAGCGCCGGGAGCGCAGGGGCGGGAGGGGCCCGCTCCGGGAGCCGAGCTCTGATTGGGAGCGGCGCGGAGGGGCCGATGGAAGGCGGGCGCTGATTGGGCGCGGCGCGGAGGGGCCGATGGAAGGCGGGCGCTGATTGGGCGCGGCGCGGAGGGGCCGATGGAAGGTGGGCGCTGATTGGCCCCGCGCTGTCCCCACACGGAGAGGAACCCGCGCCGGTGCGGGGCCGGTGCGGGGCCGGTCCCGCCATGGAGGAGCCGGGCTGCGGAGCGCAGTTCCGCGCCGCCGTGCAGGTGATCCAGGGGCTGCCGCGGAGCGGTGAGTAGGGGCCGGGACCGGGGCCGGACAGCCGCGGCGCCGGCGGCCCCGCTGAGCCGTGTCCCGCAGGTGCGTACCGGCCCTCCTACGAGGAGATGCTGCGCTTCTACAGCTACTACAAGCAGGCGACGGCGGGGTGCTGCCAGGGCCCGCGGCCCGGCTTCTGGGACCCCATCGGCCGGTACAAGTGGTAAGAGccggggggggggtcccggttCCCCTCCGGTTCGGGTCCGGGTCCGgttccccccagccccgctcacGGCCGCCGGCCCCGCAGGGAcgcctggcacagcctggggaggATGTCCAAGGAGGAGGCGATGGCCGCGTACGTAGCGGAGATGAAGAAGGTGGCCCAGAAGGTAacggggcgggcggcggggccgggccgggcgctgAGCGGTGCCCCTGTCCAGCCGCGGCCCTCCGCAGGTCATCGACACCGTGCCCATGGACGAGACCACGGAGGAGATGTTCCGCTACTTCGAGCCGCTCTACGAGGTGATCCACGACATGCCCCGGCCCCCCGAGTCCTTCTTCAAGAGGAAAGGGGGTGAGTGGGGGCCGCTGTGCCCGGCTGTGCCCGGCGCGTCGCTGCCCTCGGCGCTGCCCTCCCGGgctcccgctgcccccgccTGCGGCTGCCCCGGCACGGCGGACACCGGCTCcgggccctgctgctgctcgcTGGGGAGGCACGGGATGGACGCACCGCATCCCCCCGACCCTGCCGcggcactgctgctgctgcccaggggctGTTCGGGCACACCGGGGTGCCTTTGTGTGACACATGCTGGGCTTTCTCTCCGCAAAACTTTGAGGCGAGGATTTGAGGTTTGCCTTCCAAGTGGCCCTTGGCCGCACTCCCTGTACAAAGTGGGGCAGGGATCAGCTCCCCGGCAGGCTGTGCTTCCCCTTGGCGCTGGCCCACCTCCGGCTCAGCTGCTGTAAACATCTGGACAGGCCGGCCAGCTTCTGCCTGGAGTGGATGTGGAGAAACAGGGGTTGACAGATGAGATTATTTGGACCGGTTTGTGCTAGAGGAGAATCCTTCCGAGCCCTTTCCATgcctctggctgctgcctcgtgctgggagggggctgggggccTGTCCCACCcccagtgcagggctgtgctgggtgtgtCTGACTGGTGAGGAGCCCCCgggggagcagggggctggTGAGGGGGTCAGAAAGGCATCACCAGCGGATCGGCTTAGCAGCACAGGAGCTTCCAGGGCTTGTTCACAGCGGGTGCGTGACCCACCGGTGCTTTGGGAGAGCCCTGGCAAATGGATTCACTCCCCAGGCATCTGTCCTGTCTCCCCCTGCTCCCAACAGGGATGCCAAAACCACGTTGTCTGTAAGGCTTGGCCCCAGGGCGGCCGCTCCCTCCCGTGGTACCCAGGCGCTTTGTTCTCCATTTTGATGCTGAATCCCTTTAAAAGGCAGACTTAGTTTTTCTCTGGAATGTAAAAGCTGTGTCTAAACTGGTCATTCTCCACTCGAGAGTGTCACTTACAGATGACACCGTCACTTAAATCTAAACCTGGCGGCGCCTGTGGGGCGAACGAGCCCGAGGTGGCTGGAACTGAGGTGCGGAGCGCTGAGCTCTGAAGGCGTTGAGTCATTTGTGTTAAAGGTTCCCAAACCCGCCTTCAGACACTGCAATCACAGCCTTGGCTGCCCTTAACTGGGGCAGAAAGGGAATTTCAGAGTGTGGAGCGTGGCAGGTGCCTCTGGCGGCTTTTGGGCACAGAGGTGGGAGCGTGggcaggtttggttttgtttatttacaaaGAGAACACGTTATGAAGTGGCACTTGGAACCCGGATCATGGATGGTGCCAGGTCCCAACACGTCTCTAGTGAGTGGTGCTTTCACCAGAGTCTTGTGAGCGTGGCTGGTGGGAGCCAGGTCTGTCCTGGTGCTGTGTGAGGTGACAGGACCCTGCCTGCACCCACCCGCTCCGTGGGTCACGGCACACCCtgagggggatttgggaatggtGAGGatcccagagcagggcagccctggcactgcccccTGTGTGGGGTGTGGCTGCCCTTGTCCCCCTCAGGGGGATCTGTGGGTCCTCTGTGGTGCCGAAGGCAGGTTGGGAacagcagagaggggcaggcaaagagcagcagggcagcGTTGCCacacacctgcctgcccaggagcagggagcaaagTCCTGGGGGCCGCTGGAAATATGGCTGGGATTAACCCCATGGGCTCCACAGGATGCAGGCCCCTCCACCGGGCCTTCtcagggtgctgctgccccagtccttggggtgctgctgcccacacAAGGCTCCTGAGCCAGCGCTTCTTGCGCTGGGCTGTTTGTTACCGTGGGTGTGCCGCAGGCcgtgggcactgccaggggacAGAACTGGCACTGTCAGTCACCAGTGCTGatccctctgcctgctgccacaggggctcggggacagggacaccccagccACCCCAGGGTGAGCGAGGTGGTCTGCACCAGGTAAACCCACATGAGTTCACACTGATTCCTGGGCTGTCAGCAAACAAAGCTGgctcctctctttccctgccagctgctggcacctgcagaggctgctggtCCCTGGCTGGTCCCTGACACCCGTGTGTCCCCAGttgtgctggcagggcagccCAACCCACGGGGAGCCAGCGCTGCAAGGACAACACAACTCTGACCCCACAGAATGACCCCgctctgcctcttccctccGTGCAGAGAGTCGGGAGCAGCCGGATGGCCCCAGCCAGGATGTCCCAGTGAGCAGCCCGGCTCCGGAGAGCCCCGGACACCCCGTGCCTGGTGAGCAGCAGGACGGGCAGCATGTGCCAGGTTGGTGTCCCTGGTGTGGCCAGCACCTGGCAGGGACCCCACGGAGcaggcactggggctggggctcCATCCACCCACGGAACTGTTGGCTTCAGGCActtctgctccagccctgctggtgtTCCAGGCACTGCCCACGTCACGGGGCTGTTCGTGGGTCCAGCTCTCACTGGGGTGACCCTGGACATGTGGGTTTGGCTCTGCCTCACTCCTGCCTGTGCCAAGGGGCCTGACTCTGCTAAGCTGTAGGGAGAAGGGGGGGCTGTTGCCCCATGGACTGGGAAAATACCACCCTGGAAGTGTGGTATTAATGTGAGCATGTTCTCCCTCGGCTGAAACCACGTTTGCTGATTGCTTGGCACCGGGATTCAGAGTGCCAAGCCCTGGCCCTCCCTGGTGACACCTCAGCCCTGGCTTTTCTCTCACAGCCCCTCGTGCAGTCACCCCCTGGCTCCCTGTGACCCCCTCGAGGgcccctggctgtgccctggagTGGGCAGGGTGCTGCAGGAAGGTTCCTCCTCCCGCTGAGCTCCAGCCTTCCCCCAGGAGCAAATATGGTCACGGAGCGAGTGCCGATGTCCCGGCCATGCCACCCTCGAGCGCcggtgctggcagtgcccggGGAGCTGGGCAGGGTCCCTGCTGGTGCCACTGCTGCCCCAGGGGCCGTGGGTGTTGTGCCAATGGGTCACTgtgggctggagaagggggaatTCAGTCCTTGGACTCATGGCCATGGTCTGGGCGCTGTTTACAGAGCCGCTGCCCTCCCCCAcagtgcctcagtttccctctcctcctgcctcgCCCTGGGCATGCAGGGCCCTCGTTCCCCCTGCTGCCCTCCggacagccctgccctgcccggggctcagccctgtgcttcccttccaggagctgggctggctcctgccccCGAGGCGCTCGAGGGGAGCCAGGTGACGAGCGACTCTGAGGGGGACACGTTCTGTGACACCCTGGAGCAGATGGAGTCTGAGAAGGTAACGGAGGAAGTGCTGGAGGCTttgccatccctgccctgcctgcgcTGCACAGACATCTCTGCatggcactgccagcctggcagcctCACAAAACCTGCAGGGAGGGACACCCTCTGCACCTCTCTGTGCTTTGTGTCACCGCTGGAGCCTGGTCCCTGCCACAGAGGGGACGCCGAggagcctccccagccccccagtGCTGTGGTGCGGCTCTGGTGGGGCACTGGGGGCTGTCGGCCagaccagcagctccacaggggTGCCACCACCTGGATTGCTCTGCTGCcacttctccctgctccctgctgccacGGGCCACGTTTGGCACTCGAGGTGCCAGGGTGAGGCTTGGTGGATCTggtggaaggagggaggaagccCCGCCTCTTTTGCCATCTCATGTCTGGGCAcctcactcccctcctcagggGTGCTGGAGCTCTGTCACCTCCCAGGCCAGGTGCTGGCTGAGCTTCCCTCAGTCCCACGCACCCTCCACCCCCAAAAATGCCACCACAAGGACACTGCTGCCCTGGCATCCCCCTCCGTGCCCTGGCGAGGGGAGCAGGGGTCTCAGGGCCCTTCTCTCCCATCTCATAGGCCGGGCAGGTGCAGGGGCTGACCCCAAACGAGatccaggctggggctgagcccctggtGCCCcacagtgctgggcagggccagcagggcgaaggcagaagagctgaggggagcagcagcaccgaCCTCACAGGCCTGGGCTCTGAGAGAGGTGGGTGCAGAGCTTGTCCCTGCgccccttcctgctgctcccccacctcccacgggctgggctgggctggactgTGCGGGGAGGGGGGTGCAGGGGCTGCCACCACCCCCAGGGGACCAAGTTAGGCTCCAGCACCCGGGGATGGGCCATCAGGAGCTGAAGGAATTCACAAGTGTCCCGTCTTTGCATCCCGTGGTCCCCAAGCAGTTCAGTGGCTTCAGCCCTCCAGGACACAGCCCTTCCTTTGCCCATTTCCTGCACTGGTACTAATTTGCCTCAATTTGGAGGATGCTCTGCTTGCCcttccagcagccaggcagggaatgCAGGTCCCTGGCTCCCcgtgcccagctcctgcccctggTCCAACCACATCGCCGGTGCCTTTGGATGTGGGTGGTGCCGGGgtgagctctgcccaggaggGCAGGGGGTGGTGCTGGGCCCCGTGCCCCGGAGGCCTTGGGGACAGCCCGTTACAGCAGTGCCACTCACCTAGTGCCacccaccactgctgctggtggctggggAGCACCAGGCCTCgagctgtgccactgcaggAGGAGCCTCCTGCCACCCTGCGCCGTGCCCAGACGTACCGGGCTGCCCTGGGGTGACATTGGCACCCTCAGCCGGGGGACTGGTGCCATCGCctcacctgggcacagcccacCTGTCTCACCCTTTCCCCTGTCACTGTTCCCTTCCGGGCTGCCTGGCCTTGGCAGTGAAGTTGTACCGAGGCCGCtcaggccgggccgggctgtcCCCGGGGGCTGGCAGCGAGTCCCTGCCTGTGTCCCGCTCACAGCCTGCATTATCTGGGTGTTTGCCAGGCTGGTTTGGGGCCTCTGCTGCACccgggggagggcagggaggagcaggcCTGGCCCTGGGTGTCCTGCCCGGTGCTGGCACCTTCAGCAGGTGTCACAAGGTGACCCACATGCGCCACTGCACCCACCCCCTTGGTGGGCTGGCCACCCGCTGCCACCACCACGGCACTGGAAGGACACAGTGGGGCAcggccctggggacagccttggtgctgctggggctgtggggctgccgggctgggctggcagcggCTGTGGCGTGGGCAGCCCACGGCAGGTGCCCTGTGAGAGTCACTGCTCACCGGTGGGTGACAGACGGGGTGGGCAGGGCCAGCCTCGGGGCTCCTCGGGCGGTGCTCAGCCTGCCCTGCCACCCGTGTGCCCTGTGCCCGCAGATCTCCGTCCGGCCGGGGGGGACCCCGGGAGCACCCCCGAgctggccccggggctgccggcgGAGCTGGAGGCGCACGTGGCCGGCGCGGTGCGGGcgctgcaggaggagctgcgGCGAGTGCGGGAGCGGCTGAGCCGGCTGGAGACGCTCGGCGCTGCCCAGGTACGGCcgggggcagggctgggacagcagggCTCGGCTCCGGgccctgggacagggctggcccGGGTGTGGGGACCCCCACGGTGGCTGGGGACACATCCTGGCGGGGCGGAGGCCGGTGCTGCCCTGATCCGGCCTACggtgcaggcagggagctgctgcccctcGCTGCCATCCCTTCCTTCATTCCCACTGCCCCTGAGGTCCTGGCCCAGCTGCACCGTCTGGATCCCTCGCAGGAGCCCTGCACGGATTCGCTCCAGGCCGTTCCCTCCCTctcacagggacacaggggctgGAAGGGGGGTGCCAGCCAcacctgcaccccaaaccctctccTGTCTTGCAGGGGGATGTGGCTGGGACAGACCCTGGCCTGGCAGTTGCTCCACAGGTGAGTTGGTGGTGGAGGAAGCAATGTGGGGTGGCCttgctgtccctctgcccacccGGCAGCCTGCGGGggcctggggacacagcagcaggaggtcaGGAAAGGGACCCTCAGCTGGGAAGCAGGTGACATCTGTGGGGACACGTCCCCAGGGATGGCGGTGTTGATGCACGATCtccagaggaggagggatgTGACCAGGACACAGGACACACCGAGCAGTGGCAGTGGCTCCTTTCAGCAGAGGGCCGGGGGGACGTTTGGTGACATCGGTGACACCTTTATCCCCTTCCCCACGCCgcctctctctgtcccctcgCCAGGCGATGTCCCCGTGGCGCCTGACGGTGTCCCCGCGCACGCTGCTCTTCCTGGCCACCTGGCCCTTCGTCACCCAGTGGCTGCTGCGCCgctggcagggcaggaagaGGTGACAACCACGTCCCCGCTGCTACCGCCACCGCTCCTTCCCCATCCCGCTTCGCACGAGCCGGGGAAGCACCACGGGCCCACGCGGGAATCGCCTCACCAGCCACGGGGCTCtgcgggccgggcccgcccgggcggggcagccccgggcacCGGCACCGACACTCAGGGCCAGCACCGGGAGCGGGGGCGGCATCGCCCCGCACGGGACCCCGGGCAGCCGCCCAACCTTGAGCACAGACGGACCGGGaccggccgcggccccgcgggTGGCCACGGGGTGCTGGCACATCGTCCGAACCTGCCTCAATTAAAGTTGCCTTTTCGGCTCAGCCCCGCTGCCTGCGCCCTGCGAGGGGAGGGGACCGCGGCCAAACGCTCCGGCCTGGCCACCTGCTCCGGCCCGGCCACTGTCCCCGCCTGGTCACCCTCTGATGTTAGAGGGGCACGGTGGCGgctgcctggccctgccctggccGTGGCTGCCATGTGCCCAGTGCAGGGAGTCTGCCCCAGACCCCAGCCTGCGCCCCCGGCCGGGTCCCATCCCCGCCCTGAGGGTCCCCCCCACGCGAGGGGGGTGGCGGTGCCCCCCGTACCCCCTGTGCCAGCGCCACCCCCACCCTGCTCCGGAGACAGCGGTGGGGAagccccagggaccccgcggggaggggagggaggggctggggaccTCAGGGACCTTCCTGGCCCGGGGTCCAGCGGTGCCACCCCGGGGGTCCCCCGTGGCCGCTCCCCCCGGGCCGGGGGGGCCTTGCCGGTGTgagggccgggcagggcaggtTCCCCCCGCTGGTGACACAGCGGTGACACGGAGCCCCCCTTCCCTTCCGCGGGCTCTCCCCGCCCGGCCGTGGGGCTCCGGGGGGCGTGGGtcccacagggacccccctgTCCTGTTTCCTCCCCCAAACAGGGATCCCCAgagccgccccccgcccccgccatGGCTCCCCCCAGCCGTGTGTCCCCACGGCGTGTGTCCCTCGGCGGGGCCCCCCAATCCCTCCAGGCCCCCCAAGGCCGCGGGGCCCCCCCACCCAGCCCCGCCCCCGAACGTGGGGCCCGAGGGGGACATCGCCACCGTGGGTGGGGGTGGCAGGACCAGGAACGGGGCCGGGAGCAGTACTGGGACCGGCACAAGGCCCGGGACCTCCCcatccccctccttccccttccctctcccccccccccccaacccagCCCCCCAGGCTTTGGGAGCGCAGCTCCGCACCGCCCCTGCAAAAAGGGACGCGGCGCCTTTAAGGAAGGACTTCTTTCCGTTCAGGTTTGTTTACATCTCCCTCCGCCAACTGCAGCACCACCGCACCCAGCGCAGCGCCGGGATCCTTCCGCTCG
Encoded here:
- the ACBD4 gene encoding acyl-CoA-binding domain-containing protein 4 isoform X2 → MEEPGCGAQFRAAVQVIQGLPRSGAYRPSYEEMLRFYSYYKQATAGCCQGPRPGFWDPIGRYKWDAWHSLGRMSKEEAMAAYVAEMKKVAQKVIDTVPMDETTEEMFRYFEPLYEVIHDMPRPPESFFKRKGESREQPDGPSQDVPVSSPAPESPGHPVPGEQQDGQHVPGAGLAPAPEALEGSQVTSDSEGDTFCDTLEQMESEKAGQVQGLTPNEIQAGAEPLVPHSAGQGQQGEGRRAEGSSSTDLTGLGSERDLRPAGGDPGSTPELAPGLPAELEAHVAGAVRALQEELRRVRERLSRLETLGAAQGDVAGTDPGLAVAPQAMSPWRLTVSPRTLLFLATWPFVTQWLLRRWQGRKR
- the ACBD4 gene encoding acyl-CoA-binding domain-containing protein 4 isoform X1, translating into MEEPGCGAQFRAAVQVIQGLPRSGAYRPSYEEMLRFYSYYKQATAGCCQGPRPGFWDPIGRYKWDAWHSLGRMSKEEAMAAYVAEMKKVAQKVIDTVPMDETTEEMFRYFEPLYEVIHDMPRPPESFFKRKGESREQPDGPSQDVPVSSPAPESPGHPVPGEQQDGQHVPGAGLAPAPEALEGSQVTSDSEGDTFCDTLEQMESEKAGQVQGLTPNEIQAGAEPLVPHSAGQGQQGEGRRAEGSSSTDLTGLGSERDLRPAGGDPGSTPELAPGLPAELEAHVAGAVRALQEELRRVRERLSRLETLGAAQEPCTDSLQAVPSLSQGHRGWKGGASHTCTPNPLLSCRGMWLGQTLAWQLLHRRCPRGA